A genomic region of Pseudomonas abietaniphila contains the following coding sequences:
- a CDS encoding acyl-CoA dehydrogenase translates to MGGKASFNWIDPLLLDQQLTEEERMVRDSAEQFAQDKLAPRVLEAFRHEQTDPAIFREMGEVGLLGATIPEQYGGSGLNYVCYGLIAREVERVDSGYRSMMSVQSSLVMVPINEFGTEAQKQKYLPKLASGEWIGCFGLTEPNHGSDPGAMITRARKVDGGYRLSGSKMWITNSPIADVFVVWAKDDAGDIRGFVLEKGWQGLSAPVIHGKVGLRASITGEIVMDNVFVPEENIFPDVRGLKGPFTCLNSARYGISWGALGAAEFCWHTARQYTLDRQQFGRPLAANQLIQKKLADMQTEITMALQGCLRLGRMKDEGTAAVEITSIMKRNSCGKSLDIARMARDMLGGNGISDEFGIARHLVNLEVVNTYEGTHDVHALILGRAQTGIQAFY, encoded by the coding sequence ATGGGCGGTAAGGCAAGCTTCAATTGGATCGATCCACTGTTGCTGGATCAGCAGCTCACTGAAGAAGAGCGCATGGTTCGCGACAGCGCCGAGCAGTTCGCCCAGGACAAGTTGGCGCCGCGGGTCCTCGAAGCCTTTCGTCACGAGCAGACCGATCCTGCGATTTTCCGTGAAATGGGTGAAGTCGGCCTGCTGGGCGCGACCATTCCCGAGCAATACGGTGGCAGCGGTTTGAACTATGTCTGCTACGGCCTGATCGCCCGTGAAGTGGAGCGCGTCGATTCCGGCTATCGCTCAATGATGAGTGTCCAGTCGTCCCTGGTCATGGTGCCCATCAATGAATTCGGTACCGAAGCGCAGAAGCAGAAGTATCTGCCGAAGCTGGCCTCTGGCGAGTGGATCGGTTGCTTTGGTCTCACGGAGCCGAACCACGGCTCAGACCCGGGCGCAATGATCACTCGAGCCAGGAAGGTCGACGGCGGTTATCGCCTAAGTGGCAGCAAAATGTGGATCACCAACAGTCCTATCGCGGACGTGTTCGTGGTCTGGGCAAAAGACGATGCTGGCGACATCCGCGGCTTCGTGTTGGAGAAAGGTTGGCAGGGCCTGAGCGCGCCGGTCATTCATGGCAAGGTCGGGCTGCGGGCTTCCATCACTGGCGAGATCGTGATGGATAACGTCTTTGTGCCAGAAGAAAACATCTTCCCGGATGTGCGTGGTTTGAAAGGCCCGTTCACCTGCCTGAACTCGGCGCGGTATGGCATCTCCTGGGGTGCGTTGGGTGCGGCCGAGTTCTGCTGGCACACCGCGCGGCAGTACACCCTGGATCGCCAGCAATTTGGCCGGCCTTTGGCAGCCAATCAGTTGATCCAGAAGAAACTGGCCGACATGCAGACAGAAATCACTATGGCGCTGCAAGGTTGCCTGCGCTTGGGTCGCATGAAAGATGAAGGTACGGCGGCCGTCGAGATCACGTCGATCATGAAACGTAACTCCTGTGGCAAGTCCCTGGACATCGCACGCATGGCCCGCGACATGCTTGGTGGCAATGGGATTTCTGACGAGTTCGGCATCGCACGCCATCTGGTCAACCTGGAAGTCGTCAATACCTATGAAGGCACGCATGATGTTCACGCGTTGATTCTGGGTCGTGCGCAGACGGGCATTCAGGCGTTCTATTGA
- a CDS encoding CaiB/BaiF CoA transferase family protein gives MGALSHLRVLDLSRVLAGPWAGQILADLGADVIKIERPGNGDDTRAWGPPFLRDAQGENTSEAAYYLSANRNKQSVTIDFTQPEGQKLVRELAAKSDIVIENFKVGGLKAYGLDYASLQAENPRLIYCSITGFGQTGPYAKRAGYDFMIQGLGGLMSLTGRPEGEEGAGPVKVGVALTDILTGLYSTSAILAALAHRDQGGMGQHIDMALLDVQVACLANQAMNYLTTGVSPRRLGNAHPNIVPYQDFPTADGDFILTVGNDSQFRKFAEVAGQSQWADDPRFATNKQRVAHRAELIPLIRQATVFKTTAEWVAALELAGVPCGPINDVAQVFDDPQVQARGLKIELPHALGGTVPQVASPIRLSETPVEYRRAPPLLGEHTLEVLTGVLGLSDEAVMALREAGVL, from the coding sequence ATGGGCGCGCTATCGCATTTGCGTGTGCTGGACTTGTCCAGGGTTCTTGCCGGACCTTGGGCGGGACAGATTCTCGCCGACCTCGGCGCTGACGTGATCAAGATCGAGCGTCCAGGCAATGGCGATGACACTCGCGCCTGGGGGCCGCCATTCCTCAGGGATGCTCAAGGCGAGAATACCTCCGAAGCGGCTTATTACCTTTCCGCCAACAGGAACAAGCAATCCGTCACCATTGACTTCACCCAGCCTGAAGGTCAGAAGCTGGTGCGCGAGTTGGCCGCGAAGTCTGACATTGTGATCGAGAACTTCAAGGTGGGCGGGCTCAAGGCGTATGGTCTCGATTATGCGTCCCTGCAGGCTGAGAACCCCCGGCTGATCTATTGCTCGATCACTGGCTTTGGTCAGACGGGTCCGTATGCCAAGCGCGCGGGTTATGACTTCATGATTCAGGGGTTGGGTGGCTTGATGAGCCTGACTGGCCGGCCTGAAGGTGAAGAAGGTGCCGGCCCGGTCAAGGTCGGGGTGGCGCTGACGGATATCCTGACAGGGCTTTACTCGACGTCGGCTATTCTCGCTGCGTTGGCGCACCGCGATCAGGGCGGTATGGGGCAGCATATCGATATGGCGCTTCTGGATGTGCAGGTCGCCTGTCTGGCGAACCAGGCGATGAATTACCTGACGACAGGTGTCTCACCAAGGCGGCTGGGTAACGCTCACCCGAACATCGTGCCCTATCAGGACTTTCCGACGGCGGATGGCGATTTCATCCTGACGGTGGGTAACGACAGCCAGTTCCGTAAGTTCGCGGAAGTCGCCGGTCAGTCGCAATGGGCGGATGACCCAAGGTTCGCCACTAATAAGCAGCGTGTTGCGCATCGAGCCGAGCTGATTCCGCTGATTCGTCAGGCGACCGTGTTCAAGACTACGGCTGAGTGGGTTGCAGCATTGGAGCTTGCAGGTGTGCCGTGCGGCCCGATCAATGATGTCGCTCAAGTGTTCGACGACCCTCAGGTCCAGGCTCGAGGTTTGAAAATCGAGCTGCCTCACGCGCTGGGCGGAACGGTGCCACAGGTTGCCAGCCCGATCAGGTTGTCGGAGACACCTGTTGAATATCGTCGGGCGCCTCCTTTACTGGGCGAGCACACGCTGGAGGTCCTCACGGGTGTTCTGGGTCTTTCAGACGAGGCCGTGATGGCGTTACGCGAGGCGGGCGTTCTCTAG